One region of Candidatus Paceibacterota bacterium genomic DNA includes:
- a CDS encoding YciC family protein, giving the protein MKTFSIKEALGYGWDTTINNIGLVIGMSVFVLALKILSSIVQRMSNFVSLPYVVAFSFCSILLAIISILVSIGFIKIFLRIYDGEKPKFREIFNYQNLFWKFIAGSIIYAFVVAVGTVFLIIPGIIFAIAFAFTTIVIVDKNLGPIKAMKESARVTKGVRWKLLGFGLLLILINIGGAIAFGIGTIITMPLSLFGAIFVYRHLASQ; this is encoded by the coding sequence ATGAAAACCTTTTCAATTAAAGAAGCCCTCGGCTACGGTTGGGATACGACCATCAACAACATCGGCCTTGTCATTGGCATGTCTGTTTTTGTGTTGGCTTTAAAAATCCTCTCCAGCATTGTCCAGAGGATGAGTAATTTTGTAAGCCTGCCATATGTGGTGGCGTTTAGTTTTTGCAGTATTCTTTTGGCGATTATTTCGATTCTCGTTTCGATTGGTTTTATCAAAATTTTTCTCAGGATTTACGATGGAGAAAAGCCAAAGTTTCGAGAGATTTTCAATTATCAAAACCTCTTTTGGAAATTTATTGCCGGATCCATCATCTATGCTTTTGTGGTGGCTGTCGGTACAGTTTTTCTGATCATTCCAGGCATTATTTTTGCCATCGCCTTCGCTTTTACTACTATTGTCATTGTTGACAAAAATCTTGGTCCGATCAAAGCCATGAAAGAGAGTGCTCGGGTCACCAAAGGGGTACGCTGGAAATTATTGGGCTTTGGTCTTCTGCTTATTCTCATAAACATTGGCGGAGCCATTGCTTTTGGTATTGGTACCATCATCACTATGCCGCTTTCACTTTTCGGGGCTATCTTTGTCTATCGACATTTGGCTAGCCAATAG